In the genome of Pelagibacterium nitratireducens, one region contains:
- a CDS encoding osmoprotectant NAGGN system M42 family peptidase: MIDTGYLQRCLEDLVNTPSPVGMTERAAVKVAAWLETMGYQVSYTRRGVLSVTIGNGQPRRALAAHIDTLGAMVIGFHPNGRPKLRNTGTWAARFAEGARCTIFTDTGELRGTILPLKASGHLFNTEVDTQPADWDNLEVRIDAFSEADGIFPQSSAMSGHREHKSTPFGVNVGDVVAIDAQPEFLENGFIVSRHLDDKAGVACLLAALKHFSDDGISPSVPAQVMFTISEEVGIGGTHGFGEQVQELVAVDNGVTGPGQTTNDAAATIAFRDRTGPFDLPITRHLLALAQANDIAHVRDTFRSYRSDSAAAIDAGWDLRVGLICFSLDASHGWERTHIKSLEELTKLIIAYIGSELVPLPV, encoded by the coding sequence ATGATCGACACCGGATACCTCCAGCGCTGTCTGGAGGACCTCGTCAACACCCCCTCACCGGTCGGGATGACCGAACGCGCCGCCGTCAAGGTCGCCGCATGGCTCGAAACCATGGGCTATCAGGTCAGCTACACCCGGCGAGGCGTCCTCAGCGTCACCATCGGCAATGGCCAACCGCGACGGGCGCTGGCGGCCCACATCGATACGCTCGGGGCCATGGTCATCGGCTTCCATCCCAACGGACGTCCAAAGCTGCGCAACACCGGAACATGGGCGGCGCGGTTTGCCGAAGGGGCGCGCTGCACGATCTTTACCGATACGGGAGAATTGCGCGGCACCATTTTGCCGCTCAAGGCATCGGGCCATCTGTTCAACACCGAAGTCGATACCCAACCGGCCGATTGGGACAATCTGGAAGTGCGGATCGACGCATTTTCGGAGGCGGACGGAATATTTCCGCAAAGTTCAGCAATGTCGGGTCACCGAGAGCACAAGTCCACACCTTTTGGCGTCAATGTTGGCGATGTTGTCGCCATTGATGCGCAGCCCGAATTCCTCGAAAACGGCTTCATCGTCTCGCGCCATCTCGACGACAAGGCGGGCGTTGCGTGCCTGCTCGCGGCGCTCAAACACTTCTCCGACGACGGTATTTCACCCTCCGTTCCTGCCCAGGTGATGTTCACGATTTCCGAGGAAGTGGGAATCGGGGGAACGCACGGATTTGGTGAGCAGGTTCAAGAACTTGTGGCCGTCGACAACGGCGTCACCGGCCCCGGCCAAACCACAAATGACGCCGCCGCAACCATCGCTTTCCGCGATCGGACCGGCCCGTTCGATCTGCCCATCACAAGGCACCTTCTCGCGCTGGCCCAGGCCAATGACATCGCCCATGTGCGCGACACGTTCCGCTCCTACCGCTCCGATAGCGCAGCGGCAATCGATGCGGGCTGGGATCTGCGGGTCGGACTGATCTGCTTTTCGCTCGACGCCTCGCATGGCTGGGAGCGTACGCATATCAAGTCACTGGAAGAACTGACGAAATTGATCATCGCCTATATCGGCAGCGAACTGGTTCCCCTGCCCGTCTGA
- a CDS encoding TIGR02587 family membrane protein: protein MVTRAESKQEQGPFPLGLLRGAGGALIFALPMLMTMEMWQLGMTLDRWRLLVLLVTGFPFMMLLSREIGFESTRDWRQDLRDVTIAYGLGIVTSAAVMTVLAIFGNPASLSETAGMIAIQTFPAALGAMLARGQFGDDSEPAKRDETFNGQMLIMAAGALFLSLNVAPTEEMQLISFRMTPWHALALIPLSLALMHAFVFAASFAGGSEISPETPWWSAFLRFTVSGYAMALAVSLASLWLLGQLDGMSLQRALRVTVVLGFPAAIGAAAARLIL from the coding sequence GTGGTCACGCGCGCGGAATCGAAACAGGAGCAGGGCCCGTTTCCTTTGGGTCTGTTGCGCGGGGCGGGCGGCGCACTGATTTTTGCGCTGCCCATGCTTATGACCATGGAGATGTGGCAGCTTGGCATGACGCTGGACCGCTGGCGTCTGCTTGTTCTGCTTGTCACCGGCTTTCCGTTCATGATGCTGCTTTCGCGCGAGATCGGGTTCGAAAGCACCCGCGACTGGCGCCAGGATCTGCGTGATGTGACCATCGCCTATGGCCTCGGCATAGTCACCAGCGCAGCCGTCATGACCGTTCTGGCCATTTTCGGCAATCCGGCCAGCCTGAGCGAAACGGCGGGCATGATCGCAATTCAGACCTTTCCAGCGGCGCTGGGCGCCATGCTGGCCCGCGGCCAGTTCGGCGACGATTCCGAACCGGCAAAAAGGGACGAAACCTTCAACGGCCAGATGCTCATCATGGCTGCGGGAGCGCTTTTTCTCTCGCTCAACGTGGCGCCAACCGAAGAGATGCAACTTATCTCTTTCCGCATGACTCCGTGGCACGCGCTGGCGCTCATCCCGTTGTCTTTGGCGCTCATGCATGCCTTTGTCTTTGCTGCCTCCTTTGCCGGCGGCAGCGAAATCTCGCCTGAGACGCCGTGGTGGAGCGCGTTCCTGCGCTTTACGGTTTCGGGCTATGCGATGGCGCTGGCAGTCAGCCTGGCCAGCCTGTGGCTGCTCGGCCAGCTTGATGGGATGAGCTTGCAGCGCGCACTGCGCGTCACCGTCGTCCTCGGCTTCCCAGCAGCCATCGGGGCCGCCGCGGCCCGACTGATTCTTTAG
- a CDS encoding aldehyde dehydrogenase (NADP(+)), translating to MSFTPSGKHLIAGEWVSGAGTFASEPASGPSHEFAVGTPELVDQAAKAAEAAFWSYGYSSREDRAAFLNLIADEIEARGADITEIGSQETGLPAARLEGERGRTTGQLRLFADHILKSDYLDRRHDAALPDRKPAPRPDLKMVQRPIGPVAVFGASNFPLAFSTAGGDTAAALAAGCPVVVKGHGAHPGTGEIVAQAIDAARKKLDLHPGVFSLVQGGDRSVGQALVQHPDIKAVGFTGSLGGGRALYDLCAARPEPIPFFGELGSVNPMFVLPEALKARAEEMGKGWAGSLSMGAGQFCTNPGIAVVIEGDEARSFIDTAKASLSEVGPQTMLTDGIAKAFRDGRDRIAASQGVQELLTSTCDLRNATPYLFETDGDTWLANHDLGEEVFGPLGLIVTVKDADQMRQIAKSLQGQLTCTIHMDAGDTDLGRSLMPILERKAGRVLANGFPTGVEVADAMVHGGPYPASTNFGHTSVGTLSIRRFLRPVSYQNIPDALLPADLQG from the coding sequence ATGAGTTTCACCCCATCCGGCAAGCATCTGATCGCGGGCGAATGGGTTTCCGGCGCGGGGACCTTCGCATCCGAGCCCGCATCGGGTCCGAGCCACGAATTCGCGGTCGGAACGCCCGAACTGGTTGATCAAGCCGCAAAGGCCGCCGAAGCGGCCTTCTGGTCCTATGGCTATTCGTCGCGCGAGGATCGTGCGGCGTTCCTCAATCTGATCGCCGACGAGATCGAGGCGCGCGGGGCCGACATCACCGAAATCGGCTCCCAGGAAACCGGGCTCCCCGCCGCCCGCCTTGAAGGCGAACGCGGCCGCACCACCGGTCAGTTGCGCCTGTTTGCCGATCACATTTTGAAGAGCGATTATCTCGATCGCCGTCACGATGCGGCGCTGCCCGACCGCAAGCCCGCGCCGCGCCCTGACCTGAAAATGGTCCAGCGTCCCATCGGCCCGGTTGCCGTGTTCGGCGCGTCCAACTTCCCGTTGGCCTTCTCCACCGCCGGTGGCGACACCGCAGCGGCGTTGGCTGCAGGCTGTCCTGTTGTCGTAAAGGGCCATGGCGCTCATCCGGGCACCGGCGAGATCGTCGCGCAGGCAATCGATGCTGCACGCAAGAAGCTTGACCTTCACCCTGGCGTCTTTTCGCTGGTCCAGGGCGGTGACCGTTCGGTTGGCCAGGCGCTGGTCCAGCACCCCGATATCAAGGCCGTGGGCTTCACAGGCTCGCTCGGTGGGGGCAGGGCGCTTTACGATCTGTGCGCCGCCCGTCCCGAACCCATTCCGTTCTTTGGCGAGTTGGGCTCGGTCAATCCCATGTTCGTTCTGCCCGAAGCACTCAAGGCGCGGGCCGAGGAGATGGGCAAGGGCTGGGCCGGGTCGCTGTCAATGGGTGCGGGCCAGTTCTGCACCAATCCCGGCATTGCCGTGGTGATCGAGGGCGATGAGGCCCGGAGCTTTATCGATACCGCCAAGGCATCCCTCTCCGAAGTCGGCCCCCAAACAATGTTGACCGACGGCATTGCCAAGGCATTTCGCGATGGCCGCGACAGGATTGCCGCCTCACAGGGTGTCCAGGAGCTGTTGACTTCGACCTGCGACCTGCGCAACGCCACACCCTATCTGTTTGAGACCGATGGCGACACCTGGCTGGCCAACCACGACCTCGGCGAAGAAGTGTTCGGCCCGCTCGGCCTGATCGTAACCGTCAAGGACGCCGACCAGATGCGCCAGATCGCCAAGTCGTTGCAGGGGCAGTTGACCTGTACCATCCACATGGATGCGGGCGATACCGATTTGGGCCGTTCCCTGATGCCCATCCTCGAGCGCAAGGCGGGCCGCGTGCTGGCCAACGGTTTCCCGACCGGCGTGGAAGTCGCCGATGCCATGGTGCATGGCGGCCCATACCCGGCCTCGACCAATTTCGGGCATACCTCGGTCGGAACGCTTTCGATCCGCCGTTTCCTGCGGCCCGTCAGCTATCAGAACATCCCCGACGCCCTGCTGCCGGCAGATCTTCAGGGATAA
- a CDS encoding ABC-type transport auxiliary lipoprotein family protein has translation MRNKIGRRAFLSMSAIGLTSTLAGCLGLGASAPVTYDLTPGAPGPVPRRSNRTIVVREPATISTYDTQRIVVRQPGGVLSYLSESQWSDTLPLLVQTRMLQSFRDAGVTNIGRPTDPIALDVILSTDIRAFELDTSAGGAMARVALAIQLVSDRSRTVIASQTFSADVPSPSLDQANVVAALNTALDAILRQIVEWTAARI, from the coding sequence ATGCGTAATAAAATCGGCCGCCGCGCCTTTCTCTCGATGTCTGCCATCGGGCTCACCTCGACCCTGGCCGGATGCCTTGGTCTGGGCGCAAGCGCGCCCGTCACCTACGATCTGACCCCAGGTGCTCCCGGCCCTGTTCCGCGCCGGAGCAACCGCACTATCGTTGTGCGTGAGCCTGCGACCATTTCGACATACGATACCCAGCGCATCGTTGTGCGCCAGCCGGGCGGCGTTCTCAGCTACCTTAGCGAGTCCCAGTGGTCCGATACTCTGCCGCTGCTCGTCCAGACCCGCATGCTGCAATCGTTTCGCGACGCAGGGGTCACCAATATCGGCAGGCCGACCGACCCCATCGCGCTCGATGTGATCCTGTCGACAGATATCCGTGCCTTTGAACTCGATACCAGTGCCGGCGGTGCAATGGCCCGCGTGGCATTGGCCATACAACTCGTCAGCGACCGCAGCCGCACGGTGATTGCCAGTCAGACCTTCAGCGCCGATGTTCCCTCGCCATCACTCGATCAGGCCAATGTCGTCGCCGCCCTTAACACCGCGCTTGATGCCATCCTGCGTCAGATCGTGGAATGGACCGCCGCCCGTATCTGA
- a CDS encoding MlaD family protein: MENKANYAIVGAFVTLVIAGLMGFVYWFSIAGQVTERAAYRIVFDGAVTGLTPGTNVLFNGLPVGTVEAVSINPEDPNQVLARIAVEADAPVMNDTRAILEVQGLTGFANIQLLGGTLEAGRLEPQAGQTIAVMQGEASDFQLIMEGARDIIANAESTFERIDSFFADNEERLTSTLASIDDLSSGLAGLVEGAGEGSDFDTVVSNVSTALESATATLSELELLVSDNRENLSRTIANAESFSAALASNSEGVDGFLSSMTATSERIGPLADELRDLTVQVREIVAAIPPEDVRSTVADVGAFAQTLANNTDNIQGFFDDARSLATNLSGVSDGLQGTLDLIDRASAAVDPDVIARAMDNIDSFSTALGSNAVNVDQILTNTRTFTETLGNATERADTIIARIDGMITTEDGRMLFEEFGATATALRQLIDRLDGMVASDDGQSLFADFSAAATSIRELSDTLNTVAASPEGQRVIADISTAANSIESLANALDERTLALSAELSNFTNNGLGAYTTLANEAVRSLELFNRVMQQIERNPQSLVFGGETVRDFAP; the protein is encoded by the coding sequence ATGGAAAATAAGGCCAACTACGCCATCGTCGGCGCCTTTGTGACCCTGGTCATCGCTGGGTTAATGGGCTTTGTCTACTGGTTCTCGATCGCCGGACAGGTAACCGAACGCGCTGCCTACCGCATCGTCTTCGATGGCGCCGTCACGGGGCTGACGCCGGGCACCAATGTGCTGTTCAATGGCCTCCCGGTCGGTACCGTCGAAGCGGTTTCCATCAATCCCGAGGACCCCAACCAGGTCCTCGCGCGCATCGCGGTGGAAGCAGACGCTCCGGTGATGAACGACACCCGCGCCATACTCGAGGTGCAAGGGCTGACGGGCTTTGCCAATATTCAGCTTCTCGGCGGCACGCTTGAAGCGGGGCGGCTCGAACCACAGGCGGGCCAGACGATCGCCGTGATGCAGGGCGAGGCGTCCGACTTCCAACTGATAATGGAAGGCGCGCGCGACATCATCGCCAACGCCGAATCCACCTTCGAGCGCATCGACAGCTTTTTTGCGGACAACGAAGAGCGGCTCACCTCCACCCTTGCCAGCATCGACGATTTGTCCAGCGGGTTGGCAGGTCTGGTCGAGGGGGCAGGCGAGGGCTCGGACTTCGACACCGTCGTTTCCAATGTCAGTACGGCGCTCGAAAGCGCCACTGCCACGCTGTCCGAGCTGGAGCTTCTGGTTTCCGACAACCGCGAAAACCTCTCGCGGACGATTGCCAATGCTGAATCGTTTTCTGCGGCGCTGGCCTCCAACTCCGAGGGTGTCGACGGCTTCCTGTCGTCGATGACGGCGACCAGCGAACGCATCGGTCCGCTTGCCGACGAATTGCGCGATCTGACTGTTCAGGTCCGCGAGATCGTGGCGGCCATTCCCCCCGAGGATGTTCGCTCGACGGTGGCAGACGTCGGTGCCTTCGCCCAGACGCTCGCCAATAACACGGACAACATCCAGGGCTTTTTTGACGATGCCCGCTCCTTGGCCACCAACCTTTCGGGCGTCTCGGACGGTCTGCAGGGCACGCTGGACCTGATCGATCGCGCTTCGGCGGCCGTGGACCCCGACGTCATTGCCCGCGCCATGGACAATATCGACTCCTTCTCGACCGCGCTGGGCAGCAATGCCGTCAATGTCGATCAGATCCTCACCAACACGCGCACCTTCACTGAAACGCTGGGCAATGCCACCGAGCGAGCCGATACCATCATCGCCCGCATCGACGGCATGATCACCACCGAGGACGGCCGCATGCTGTTCGAGGAATTTGGTGCCACGGCAACAGCGCTGCGCCAACTCATCGACCGCTTGGACGGAATGGTCGCGTCCGACGACGGCCAGTCGCTGTTTGCCGACTTCAGCGCAGCCGCCACCTCGATCCGCGAATTGTCCGATACGCTAAATACCGTCGCCGCCTCACCTGAAGGCCAGCGGGTGATCGCCGACATTTCAACTGCGGCCAATTCCATTGAAAGTCTGGCCAACGCGCTCGACGAGCGCACACTGGCCCTGTCGGCGGAACTTTCAAATTTCACCAACAACGGATTGGGCGCCTATACGACCCTCGCCAACGAGGCAGTACGGAGCCTTGAGCTGTTCAACCGCGTTATGCAACAAATCGAACGCAATCCTCAGTCACTGGTGTTTGGTGGAGAAACCGTGCGCGATTTCGCGCCGTGA
- a CDS encoding ABC transporter ATP-binding protein has protein sequence MVDAATPDPIISIRDLVVGFGDQNVIDGFSLDVRKGEVLGVIGPSGSGKSVTLRALIGLLPKRAGVIEVFGEDYASLSYSQRVAIERRWGVLFQQGALFSSLTVLENVEFPMREHFDIPKKLRREIARFKIDLVGLGPDSENLYPSELSGGMIKRAALARALALDPDIIFLDEPTAGLDPIGAARFDELVLNLKTALGLTVYMVTHDLDSLVTVCDRIAALGQGKLLQVGTLAQLQASEDPWLVDYFHGPRAEHHLEQT, from the coding sequence ATGGTCGATGCTGCAACGCCGGATCCCATTATTTCCATCCGCGATCTCGTCGTCGGCTTTGGCGATCAAAACGTCATCGACGGCTTTAGCCTCGATGTGCGCAAGGGCGAGGTGCTTGGCGTCATCGGCCCTTCAGGCTCGGGAAAGTCGGTAACCCTGCGTGCCTTGATCGGCCTGTTGCCCAAACGCGCCGGCGTCATCGAAGTGTTCGGCGAGGACTATGCGAGCCTGTCCTATAGCCAGCGCGTCGCCATAGAGCGCCGCTGGGGCGTCCTGTTCCAGCAGGGCGCGCTTTTTTCCTCGCTGACCGTGCTCGAAAACGTCGAATTTCCGATGCGCGAACATTTCGACATCCCAAAAAAGCTGCGCCGCGAAATCGCCCGCTTCAAGATCGATCTCGTCGGTCTCGGCCCGGATTCGGAAAACCTATATCCGTCCGAACTGTCGGGCGGGATGATAAAGCGTGCCGCTCTGGCCCGGGCCCTTGCGCTCGACCCCGATATCATTTTTCTCGACGAGCCGACCGCCGGCCTCGATCCCATCGGCGCGGCCCGCTTCGATGAACTTGTGTTGAACCTCAAGACGGCGCTCGGGCTTACCGTCTATATGGTCACCCACGATCTCGACAGCCTTGTTACAGTCTGCGACCGTATCGCCGCTTTGGGTCAGGGAAAACTGTTGCAGGTGGGCACGCTCGCCCAGTTGCAGGCATCCGAAGACCCCTGGCTTGTCGATTACTTCCACGGCCCACGCGCCGAGCACCATCTGGAGCAGACCTGA
- a CDS encoding ABC transporter permease: protein MSQVDEPQIEMSDADGALVARLSGAWTTQWTQQIQSRIEAAFADRSVPARLEFDLTGVTALDTVGAFLLARRRDEMGQGVQTAITGTTEAQEALLSHVNAIEPHAPVAKPTLPWLLRPFDGFGRMTANALVDVVAIHAVLGRVMAAAGATLTFRAPFRFAALVNQLDLIAFRAVPIVVLISVVVGAIITQQSILQLNNFGVAIYVVDLAAILMLREVGLLLAAIMIAGRSGSAITAELGSMRMREELDALKVMGVDPYQVLILPRMIALLIGLPFLAFIGALSGLVGAAIVALVYGGIPFDIFLDRLQGALNMQTLLVGMVKAPFMAVIIGLVAANEGFKVQGSAESLGRHTTASVVRSIFLVIVADGLFAMFFAAIGV from the coding sequence ATGAGTCAGGTGGATGAACCCCAGATCGAGATGTCCGATGCTGACGGTGCTCTTGTCGCGCGGCTGTCCGGCGCGTGGACCACGCAATGGACACAGCAGATCCAGTCGCGAATCGAGGCCGCCTTTGCGGACCGTTCCGTGCCGGCCCGGCTCGAGTTCGACCTGACCGGCGTGACTGCGCTCGATACGGTCGGGGCCTTCCTTCTGGCGCGACGCCGTGACGAGATGGGACAGGGCGTCCAAACCGCAATCACCGGCACCACCGAGGCGCAGGAAGCGCTGCTCAGCCACGTCAATGCTATAGAGCCGCACGCCCCCGTGGCCAAGCCCACGCTGCCCTGGCTCTTACGGCCATTCGACGGGTTCGGCCGCATGACGGCCAACGCGCTGGTGGATGTGGTGGCCATTCATGCCGTTCTGGGGCGGGTGATGGCCGCAGCCGGCGCCACGCTCACCTTTCGTGCGCCGTTCCGCTTTGCCGCACTGGTCAACCAGCTCGATCTGATCGCCTTTCGGGCCGTGCCCATTGTCGTGCTGATTTCAGTGGTGGTCGGCGCCATAATCACTCAGCAATCCATCCTCCAGCTTAACAATTTCGGCGTTGCGATCTATGTCGTCGATCTCGCTGCCATCCTCATGCTGCGCGAAGTGGGGCTCCTGCTTGCCGCTATCATGATCGCCGGACGATCAGGCTCGGCCATAACCGCCGAACTGGGCTCCATGCGGATGCGCGAGGAACTTGACGCGCTCAAGGTCATGGGCGTCGATCCCTATCAGGTGCTCATCCTGCCGCGCATGATCGCGCTGTTGATCGGCCTGCCCTTCCTGGCTTTCATTGGCGCTCTCTCGGGCCTCGTGGGCGCCGCCATCGTCGCACTGGTTTATGGCGGCATCCCTTTTGATATCTTTCTCGACCGGTTGCAGGGTGCTCTCAACATGCAAACTCTCCTTGTCGGCATGGTCAAGGCGCCTTTCATGGCCGTCATCATTGGGCTGGTCGCGGCCAACGAGGGCTTCAAGGTGCAGGGCAGCGCGGAATCCCTGGGCCGCCACACAACGGCCTCGGTCGTGCGGTCGATCTTTCTGGTCATCGTCGCCGATGGCCTGTTTGCCATGTTCTTTGCGGCCATCGGAGTCTGA
- a CDS encoding CsbD family protein has protein sequence MNRDQMEGNWKQFTGSAKEQWGKLTDDDLDVVAGKREQLEGKIQERYGKSKDEAKKEVDNWFDRNGW, from the coding sequence ATGAATCGCGATCAGATGGAAGGCAACTGGAAGCAGTTTACCGGCAGCGCCAAGGAACAGTGGGGCAAGCTCACTGATGATGACCTTGATGTCGTAGCCGGAAAGCGTGAGCAGCTCGAAGGAAAGATCCAGGAGCGCTATGGCAAGTCGAAAGACGAAGCCAAAAAAGAGGTCGATAACTGGTTCGACCGCAACGGCTGGTAA
- a CDS encoding glutathione S-transferase N-terminal domain-containing protein: MSEQTKPIDLYYFPTPNGHKVSIMLEELGVPYTVHAIHIGKGDQFKPEFLAVSPNNKIPAIVDPEGPGGAPISVFESGAILKYLAEKFDRFYPRDPRARVEVDEWLFWQMGGFGPMLGQNHHFKQYAPEKIQYAIDRYVNETHRLYGVLNKQLEGQDYIAGEYSIADMASLSWSLGWEKQGMDLSEFPNVAAWQQRLKARPAVERGLAVKLPEDQQMNLADDREAQKVLFNQRAK, from the coding sequence ATGTCCGAGCAGACCAAACCCATCGATCTCTATTATTTCCCCACGCCCAATGGGCATAAGGTCTCGATAATGCTCGAGGAATTGGGTGTTCCCTATACGGTTCACGCCATCCATATCGGCAAGGGGGACCAGTTCAAGCCCGAGTTTCTCGCGGTCTCTCCCAACAACAAGATTCCCGCCATCGTCGACCCCGAAGGCCCCGGCGGTGCGCCCATTTCGGTCTTCGAATCCGGCGCGATCCTCAAATATCTCGCCGAAAAATTCGATCGGTTTTATCCCCGTGACCCGCGCGCCAGGGTAGAAGTGGACGAATGGTTGTTTTGGCAGATGGGTGGTTTCGGCCCGATGCTCGGTCAGAACCATCATTTCAAGCAATATGCGCCTGAAAAAATTCAATATGCGATCGATCGCTACGTCAACGAAACCCACCGCCTCTATGGCGTGCTCAACAAGCAGCTTGAAGGCCAGGACTACATCGCTGGTGAGTATTCCATCGCCGACATGGCTTCGCTGAGCTGGTCGCTCGGCTGGGAAAAGCAGGGCATGGACCTAAGTGAATTTCCCAATGTGGCCGCCTGGCAGCAGCGCCTCAAGGCCCGCCCTGCGGTCGAACGCGGTCTGGCGGTCAAGCTTCCCGAGGATCAGCAGATGAACCTCGCTGACGACAGGGAAGCGCAAAAAGTTCTTTTCAATCAACGCGCTAAGTAA
- a CDS encoding glyoxalase superfamily protein gives MTTTDLKTEARKYRAAQLDAGRTLTQSQALEMVARFHGFRDWNTAAGVLPVTRGPAYAVSQQVSGTYLKQPFTGTIIGVKALGAGEMFRLTIQFDEPVDVVAFDSFSAFRHRVDATVNRDGITPSRTSDGQPHMVLARA, from the coding sequence CTGACCACGACCGACCTCAAGACCGAGGCGCGCAAGTATCGTGCCGCCCAGCTCGACGCCGGTCGAACTCTAACGCAATCGCAAGCCCTTGAAATGGTTGCGAGATTTCATGGATTCCGGGACTGGAACACCGCCGCCGGCGTGCTTCCCGTCACCCGCGGCCCGGCCTATGCCGTCAGCCAGCAGGTCTCCGGCACCTATCTCAAGCAGCCCTTTACCGGAACCATCATCGGCGTCAAGGCGCTGGGGGCAGGGGAGATGTTCCGCCTGACCATCCAGTTCGACGAGCCGGTCGATGTCGTTGCTTTCGATAGCTTTTCCGCCTTCCGGCATCGCGTCGATGCAACGGTCAACCGCGACGGAATAACCCCCTCGCGCACCAGCGACGGCCAGCCGCACATGGTCCTGGCCCGCGCCTGA
- a CDS encoding sulfite exporter TauE/SafE family protein, translating to MLLFAAGLLGGMINSLAGGGSFVIFPALLFAGVPPVLANASNTYACLPGYVTGAIGYWKHIAPHKGRLALYSALGLVGGFLGAEALMRISDEAFSVIIPWLMAFAVAIYIFGQRINRFFAARSVGSKRAARAGAIGLSVLLLAISFYGGFFNAGLGIVLLAWLALAGFEDVHAMNGLKLLISAVVSVVAVLRFAATGSIAWVEGSVALAGAMVGGFAAAYFSHLVPAKVIRGFVVVYGVGLTVYFFWGVYG from the coding sequence GTGCTGCTGTTCGCCGCCGGCTTGCTCGGCGGGATGATCAATTCGCTCGCCGGGGGCGGCTCTTTTGTGATTTTTCCGGCGCTGTTGTTTGCCGGGGTGCCTCCGGTGCTCGCCAATGCGTCGAACACCTATGCGTGCCTGCCCGGATATGTGACCGGGGCGATCGGCTACTGGAAGCATATCGCGCCGCACAAGGGGCGGCTGGCGCTTTATAGCGCGCTGGGGCTGGTGGGAGGATTTCTGGGCGCCGAGGCGCTGATGCGGATTTCGGACGAAGCGTTCTCGGTCATCATTCCCTGGCTGATGGCGTTCGCGGTGGCGATCTATATTTTCGGGCAACGGATCAACCGGTTCTTTGCCGCCCGCTCGGTGGGCTCGAAACGCGCGGCGCGGGCCGGCGCCATCGGGCTTTCGGTGCTGCTTTTGGCCATCAGCTTTTATGGCGGGTTCTTCAATGCGGGGCTGGGCATCGTGCTGCTGGCCTGGCTGGCGCTGGCCGGGTTCGAGGACGTTCATGCGATGAACGGGCTGAAACTGCTGATCTCGGCCGTGGTGTCGGTGGTGGCGGTGCTGCGGTTCGCTGCGACCGGGTCGATTGCGTGGGTCGAGGGCAGCGTGGCGCTGGCCGGGGCGATGGTTGGCGGGTTCGCGGCGGCGTATTTTTCGCACCTGGTGCCGGCCAAGGTGATCCGGGGGTTTGTGGTTGTGTATGGGGTGGGGCTGACGGTGTATTTTTTCTGGGGGGTTTATGGGTAG
- a CDS encoding DUF1206 domain-containing protein encodes MGFSLTEEQASAWLLQQPFGPFLLGLVACGVLFAGGVQVWYGALRGYRKRVRLPGQHKRWMDPICAIGLIARGTIFAIIGGFLFYAALTVSPDQAAGTKEALDYVYALPFGRILYGAISLGLMAFGVYSIIEGRYRHVDAPDLDGMRAAAARI; translated from the coding sequence GTGGGCTTCTCGCTTACCGAGGAGCAGGCCTCGGCTTGGCTGCTCCAGCAGCCCTTCGGCCCGTTCCTGTTGGGTCTTGTTGCCTGCGGTGTTCTCTTCGCCGGTGGCGTACAGGTCTGGTACGGCGCCTTGCGCGGCTATCGCAAGCGCGTGCGGTTGCCCGGTCAGCACAAGCGCTGGATGGACCCCATCTGTGCAATCGGTTTGATCGCGCGCGGCACGATCTTCGCCATCATCGGCGGCTTTCTCTTCTACGCGGCCCTGACCGTCTCACCCGATCAGGCCGCAGGGACCAAAGAAGCCCTGGACTATGTCTATGCCCTACCGTTTGGCCGTATCCTCTACGGTGCCATCTCGTTGGGGCTCATGGCATTTGGTGTCTATAGCATCATCGAGGGCCGGTATCGCCACGTCGACGCGCCGGACCTCGATGGCATGCGCGCCGCCGCCGCCCGCATCTGA
- a CDS encoding transposase gives MIEAVPDRMEGAPVARRRRWSDAFKAEMVARCLEPGANVSALAREIGISPSQLFGWRTEAFKRGEVAKRDDDAGVVAAARSERGMIEIVVSDTVVRVGSDVGDAHLRRVIRAVRSA, from the coding sequence ATGATCGAGGCGGTGCCTGATCGTATGGAGGGCGCGCCTGTCGCTCGGCGGCGCCGGTGGTCGGATGCGTTCAAGGCCGAGATGGTGGCGCGCTGTCTTGAGCCTGGGGCCAACGTGTCGGCGCTGGCGCGCGAGATCGGGATTTCTCCTTCGCAGTTGTTCGGTTGGCGCACCGAGGCATTCAAGCGCGGCGAGGTCGCAAAACGCGATGACGATGCAGGAGTGGTAGCCGCCGCAAGGTCTGAGCGCGGTATGATCGAGATCGTGGTCAGTGACACGGTGGTCCGGGTTGGCTCCGATGTCGGAGACGCCCATCTGCGGCGGGTAATCCGCGCTGTGCGGTCGGCATGA